One Paucidesulfovibrio longus DSM 6739 genomic window carries:
- a CDS encoding TrpB-like pyridoxal phosphate-dependent enzyme yields MEERIILPAAEMPDKWYNPLPDLPTPLAPPLDPQTRQPISPEQLGVIFPNALIEQEMSAESWIAIPQPVMDVYRLWRPTPLVRARNLEKAIGAKCKIYYKDESVSPAGSHKPNTSVPQAYYNKMEGVRRLSTETGAGQWGTALSFACSQFGMDCTVYMVKVSYEMKPYRQILIRNYGATIHPSPSPATRTGAAMLEKDPGCKGSLGLAISEAVEDAATHDDTKYTLGSVLNHVLIHQTIVGLETQKQLAAIGVKPDYLVGCVGGGSNFAGLVLPFLKNKLAGEKIKFVASEPKACPTLTRGQYRYDYGDMARLTPLMKMHTLGHSFMPAPIHAGGLRYHGDAPILCNLMEEGLIDARAYFQTECFDAAQLFLRTQGFLPAPETSHAIKAAIEVAKEAGPDETVVFLYSGHGMLDLASYDAYLQGKLTNFELPQEDIDSALKDCPDIP; encoded by the coding sequence ATGGAAGAGAGGATCATCCTGCCCGCAGCCGAAATGCCGGATAAATGGTACAACCCCTTGCCCGACCTGCCCACTCCGCTCGCTCCGCCGCTCGATCCGCAGACCCGGCAGCCCATTTCGCCGGAACAGCTCGGCGTGATCTTCCCGAACGCGCTCATCGAGCAGGAGATGAGCGCGGAATCCTGGATCGCCATTCCCCAGCCCGTCATGGACGTCTATCGCCTCTGGCGGCCCACGCCGCTGGTGCGGGCGCGCAATCTGGAAAAAGCCATCGGCGCGAAATGCAAGATATATTACAAGGACGAGTCCGTTTCCCCGGCGGGGTCGCACAAGCCGAACACCTCGGTTCCCCAGGCGTACTACAACAAGATGGAAGGCGTGCGGCGGCTCTCCACGGAGACGGGCGCGGGACAGTGGGGCACGGCCCTTTCCTTTGCTTGCAGCCAGTTCGGCATGGATTGCACCGTGTACATGGTCAAGGTCAGCTACGAGATGAAGCCGTATCGGCAGATCCTGATCCGCAACTACGGCGCGACCATTCACCCGTCGCCGTCCCCGGCCACGCGCACCGGCGCGGCCATGCTGGAAAAGGATCCGGGCTGCAAGGGCAGCCTCGGCCTGGCCATTTCCGAGGCGGTCGAGGACGCGGCCACGCATGACGACACCAAATACACCCTGGGCAGCGTGCTCAACCACGTGCTCATCCACCAGACCATCGTGGGCCTGGAAACGCAGAAGCAGCTCGCCGCCATCGGCGTCAAGCCGGACTACCTCGTGGGCTGCGTGGGCGGCGGATCCAACTTTGCCGGGCTGGTCCTGCCGTTCCTCAAGAACAAGCTCGCCGGTGAAAAGATCAAGTTCGTGGCCTCCGAACCCAAGGCCTGCCCCACGCTCACGCGCGGGCAGTATCGCTACGATTACGGCGACATGGCCCGCCTGACCCCGCTGATGAAGATGCACACTCTGGGGCATTCCTTCATGCCCGCGCCCATCCATGCGGGAGGGCTGCGCTATCACGGCGACGCGCCGATTCTTTGCAATCTCATGGAGGAGGGGCTCATCGACGCGCGCGCCTACTTCCAGACCGAATGCTTCGACGCGGCGCAGCTTTTCCTGCGCACGCAGGGCTTTTTGCCCGCGCCGGAAACCTCCCACGCCATCAAGGCGGCCATCGAGGTGGCCAAGGAGGCCGGTCCGGACGAAACCGTGGTCTTCCTCTATTCCGGCCACGGCATGCTGGATCTGGCATCCTACGACGCCTATCTGCAGGGCAAGCTGACCAATTTCGAGCTGCCGCAGGAGGATATCGACAGCGCGCTCAAGGACTGCCCCGATATTCCCTAG
- a CDS encoding ABC transporter permease: MNVHPVDIGPLQLGVGLLFILLAQGLSLVYQLGLVRDLTVGTLRTFAQLFLMGYVLRIVFEVNLALVTAGVFCLMLATAVHTVRGRVKEKSVPFLAPLSFSMFFSYFIVSVLVTGVVIQAKPWWNPVYFIPLSGMVVGNSMTAVAVALDRLFSSLRARRNEVEMMLSLGADYREASADITREAVRAGMIPSITSMMGVGLVFIPGMMTGQILAGADPLLAIRYQIVVMLMLVASTAIGSILTVLLVRRRCFGKGQQLLLPPQ, translated from the coding sequence ATGAACGTCCATCCCGTGGATATCGGCCCGCTGCAACTCGGCGTCGGCCTGCTCTTCATTCTGCTGGCCCAGGGCCTCTCCCTGGTCTACCAGCTCGGCCTCGTGCGCGACCTCACCGTGGGCACGCTGCGCACCTTTGCCCAGCTTTTTCTCATGGGCTACGTGCTGCGCATCGTTTTCGAGGTGAATCTCGCCCTGGTCACGGCCGGCGTGTTCTGCCTGATGCTCGCCACGGCCGTGCATACCGTGCGCGGAAGGGTCAAGGAGAAATCGGTCCCCTTCCTGGCTCCGCTGAGCTTCTCCATGTTCTTCAGCTATTTCATCGTATCGGTGCTCGTCACGGGCGTGGTCATCCAGGCCAAGCCCTGGTGGAATCCCGTCTACTTCATCCCCCTTTCCGGCATGGTGGTCGGCAATTCCATGACGGCCGTGGCCGTGGCCCTGGACCGGCTTTTCTCCAGCCTGCGCGCGCGGCGCAACGAAGTGGAGATGATGCTCAGCCTGGGCGCGGACTACCGCGAGGCCAGCGCGGACATCACCCGCGAGGCCGTGCGGGCCGGGATGATTCCGTCCATCACCTCCATGATGGGCGTGGGGCTGGTGTTCATTCCCGGCATGATGACCGGGCAGATTCTCGCCGGAGCCGACCCGCTCCTGGCCATCCGCTACCAGATCGTGGTCATGCTCATGCTCGTGGCCTCCACGGCCATCGGTTCCATCCTGACCGTGCTCCTGGTGCGCCGCCGTTGTTTCGGCAAGGGCCAGCAGCTCCTGCTCCCTCCGCAATAG
- a CDS encoding D-sedoheptulose 7-phosphate isomerase — translation MSKSALEKVRSHAEAGLRARERFFAEQSELLVDTARTFAVCLAKGGKILFCGNGGSAADSQHLAAEFVNRFKLERPPLPAIALTTDTSIITAIGNDYGFNQIFEKQVQALGNPGDILVGISTSGGSPNVLAALREARRRNMTTVGMTGERGGEMASLSDTLIAAPTADTPVIQEIHIAAGHILCHLVDHFLFESVMELNPYLHADEI, via the coding sequence ATGAGCAAGAGCGCACTGGAAAAGGTTCGCAGCCATGCGGAGGCCGGTCTTCGCGCACGGGAACGCTTCTTCGCCGAGCAGTCCGAACTGCTGGTGGACACCGCCCGAACCTTCGCCGTCTGCCTGGCCAAGGGCGGCAAGATTCTTTTCTGCGGCAACGGCGGCTCCGCCGCGGACAGCCAGCATCTCGCGGCTGAATTCGTGAACCGTTTCAAGCTGGAACGCCCGCCCCTGCCCGCCATTGCCCTGACCACGGACACCTCGATCATCACGGCCATCGGCAACGATTACGGCTTCAACCAGATCTTCGAAAAGCAGGTCCAGGCCCTGGGCAATCCCGGCGACATCCTGGTGGGCATCTCCACTTCGGGCGGCAGCCCCAACGTGCTCGCAGCCCTGCGCGAGGCCCGCCGCCGCAACATGACCACCGTGGGCATGACCGGCGAACGCGGCGGAGAAATGGCGTCCCTCTCGGACACGCTCATCGCCGCCCCCACCGCCGACACCCCGGTAATACAGGAGATCCACATCGCGGCCGGGCACATTCTCTGCCACCTCGTGGACCACTTCCTGTTCGAATCGGTCATGGAATTGAATCCGTACCTGCATGCAGACGAGATCTGA
- the nagZ gene encoding beta-N-acetylhexosaminidase: MPDITRRTLLRLLAALPAALPLCACLPKHVNAASPEERLRRALGQLLLVGFRGTDAPEGSPQARDLAELNVAGLVLFDYDTVLKQYGRNIQSPEQLARLTAQLRKLSATPPLLAVDQEGGRVQRLKQRYGFLETPSAAALGLAGADTSATLAAGRDVGAQLARMGLNVDFAPVLDVNRNPHSPAIGAVDRSFSADPALVAAHGAAFARGLRSQGVLTCVKHFPGHGSAREDSHLGLPDVTGLWSPVELEPFRELIRANLADMVMTAHLFNSEWDDVPASLSQRVIGGMLRRDLGFDGVVVSDDLNMEAVAGRYGLEEAMLMALDAGCDLLLFGNNLRYDPDIAPKALDILCRNALSGRLAPDRLQRSFARIARLKTRML, encoded by the coding sequence ATGCCCGACATCACCCGCCGCACCCTGCTCCGTCTGCTTGCCGCGCTCCCGGCCGCGCTGCCGCTCTGCGCCTGTCTCCCCAAACATGTGAACGCGGCCTCGCCGGAAGAACGGCTGCGCCGCGCCCTGGGGCAATTGCTGCTGGTGGGATTCCGGGGGACGGATGCCCCGGAGGGGTCGCCCCAGGCGCGGGACCTCGCCGAACTCAACGTGGCCGGACTTGTGCTGTTCGATTACGACACCGTGCTCAAGCAATACGGGCGCAACATACAAAGCCCGGAGCAGCTCGCCCGGCTGACCGCGCAACTGCGAAAGCTCTCGGCAACGCCGCCCCTGCTGGCCGTGGACCAGGAAGGCGGACGCGTGCAGCGGCTCAAGCAGCGCTATGGATTTCTGGAAACGCCCTCCGCCGCCGCCCTCGGCCTGGCCGGGGCCGACACCTCCGCCACCCTGGCGGCCGGGCGCGACGTGGGCGCGCAGCTCGCGCGCATGGGTCTGAACGTGGACTTCGCTCCAGTGCTCGACGTGAACCGCAACCCGCACAGCCCGGCCATCGGCGCTGTGGACCGCAGCTTTTCCGCCGATCCGGCCCTGGTCGCGGCGCACGGGGCGGCCTTTGCGCGCGGCCTGCGCTCCCAGGGCGTGCTCACCTGCGTCAAGCATTTCCCCGGCCACGGCTCCGCGCGCGAGGACAGCCATCTCGGCCTGCCGGACGTTACCGGGCTCTGGTCGCCCGTGGAACTCGAGCCCTTCCGCGAGCTCATCCGCGCAAACCTGGCCGACATGGTCATGACCGCGCACCTCTTCAACAGCGAATGGGACGACGTCCCGGCCTCGCTCTCGCAGCGCGTCATCGGCGGCATGCTGCGCCGCGACCTCGGCTTCGACGGCGTGGTGGTCAGCGACGACCTGAACATGGAAGCCGTGGCCGGACGCTACGGCCTGGAAGAAGCCATGCTCATGGCCCTGGACGCGGGCTGCGACCTGCTGCTCTTCGGCAACAACCTGCGCTACGATCCGGACATCGCGCCCAAAGCGCTCGACATACTCTGCCGCAACGCCCTTTCCGGGCGGCTCGCCCCGGACAGGCTGCAACGCAGCTTCGCGCGCATCGCCCGGCTCAAGACGCGGATGCTCTAG
- a CDS encoding sensor domain-containing protein has protein sequence MTISLILLIALVMLVLFAAGYYFRSEDMRREIDATADEYASNLADILAVPLWTFDENGIRQAGSVFTQNEQVASVRIEDHRGRVLFELIKAPDGADRVERVRPILFENQRIGTARITLTLAPYKRSLRVFTVTMVAAFGGVVVVLALATGLFLRVFLARPFRELRQGMNLLADGRFSDDFKQPHHRELEEIMIEFRGMASRVQSRESALEAEVLEREKAQERYALAVRGANDGIWDWDLYTDEVYYSPRWKEIIGFAEREFPANVEEWKKRIHPDDLEAVVNAHQSLMAGIMDEMNLEYRLRHKHGSYRWVHARGASLKDESGEPLRIAGAITDVTQRKQAESQLRKSEEMYRSLIETTSEGYLMLDRDAVIRGTNKAFRDMLGYSRIEIEGRTPMDFMEHGDARLFRNLLAQRVNSPHQQGEFTFHRKEGDDVNVLASATTMFDSSGEVKGCFVLFTDITERKRMENQLRHQAMHDPLTGLANRTLCMDRLTRALERARRRGNYNFALIFVDLDRFKIINDSLGHNVGDVVLIEVSRRLEESVRELDTVSRFGGDEFIVLLEELQSPRMAIQVVKRMRSRLRRPYNLAGHEIQISASLGIVLGPVDAQHAEDVLRYSNLAMHRAKATGRDRFKVFSNRLLEHAVQLMTLENDMDTAMAEGQFFLNYQPIVQLKGKKRVFAFEALARWMHPERGLISPMEFIAVAEETGQITDLGLWVLHEACATMARWRKTLPAAQDIFLSVNISGKQFAQSDLIGKIRRILNETKMPADRLKLEITETAIMQNAVQATNTLRMLKELGITLAVDDFGTGYSSMSYLQKLPLDHLKIDLSFVQALDTGPENVEIVKAIINLAHTLGLEVVAEGVERPQHQRTLMELGCEYYQGYLYSRPVSAGEAEHFIQHQEELFPVD, from the coding sequence ATGACCATATCGCTCATTTTGCTGATCGCCCTGGTCATGCTCGTCCTTTTCGCAGCCGGATACTACTTCCGCTCCGAAGACATGCGCCGCGAAATCGACGCCACGGCCGACGAATACGCCTCCAATCTGGCCGACATACTGGCCGTGCCCCTCTGGACCTTCGATGAAAACGGCATCCGCCAGGCGGGCAGCGTCTTCACCCAGAACGAGCAGGTCGCCTCGGTCCGCATCGAGGACCATCGGGGCCGCGTGCTCTTCGAGCTGATCAAGGCGCCGGACGGCGCAGACCGCGTGGAGCGCGTCCGCCCCATTCTCTTCGAGAACCAGCGCATCGGCACCGCGCGCATCACCCTGACCCTGGCTCCCTACAAGCGCAGCCTGCGGGTCTTCACCGTGACCATGGTAGCCGCGTTCGGCGGCGTGGTCGTGGTGCTCGCCCTGGCCACGGGCCTGTTCCTGCGGGTCTTCCTGGCCCGCCCCTTCCGGGAGTTGCGGCAGGGCATGAACCTGCTGGCGGACGGACGCTTTTCCGACGACTTCAAGCAGCCCCACCACCGCGAGCTTGAAGAGATCATGATCGAGTTCCGGGGCATGGCCAGCCGGGTCCAGTCGCGAGAATCCGCCCTGGAGGCCGAAGTCCTCGAACGGGAAAAGGCCCAGGAACGCTACGCCCTGGCCGTGCGCGGCGCCAACGACGGCATCTGGGACTGGGATCTCTACACCGACGAGGTCTATTACTCGCCGCGCTGGAAGGAAATCATCGGCTTTGCCGAACGCGAATTCCCGGCCAACGTCGAGGAATGGAAGAAGCGCATCCACCCCGACGATCTGGAGGCCGTGGTCAACGCGCACCAGAGCCTCATGGCCGGGATCATGGATGAGATGAACCTGGAATACCGCCTGCGCCACAAGCACGGCTCCTACCGCTGGGTGCATGCGCGCGGCGCGAGCCTCAAGGACGAATCCGGCGAACCGCTGCGCATCGCCGGGGCCATCACGGACGTGACCCAGCGCAAGCAGGCCGAAAGCCAGCTGCGGAAAAGCGAGGAAATGTACCGCTCGCTCATCGAGACCACGTCCGAGGGCTACCTCATGCTCGACCGGGACGCCGTCATCCGGGGAACGAACAAGGCCTTCCGCGACATGCTCGGCTACTCGCGCATCGAGATCGAGGGCCGCACCCCCATGGACTTCATGGAGCACGGCGACGCGCGCCTGTTCCGCAATCTCCTGGCCCAGCGCGTCAACTCCCCCCATCAGCAGGGCGAGTTCACCTTCCACCGCAAGGAAGGCGACGACGTCAACGTCCTGGCCAGCGCCACGACCATGTTCGATTCCAGCGGCGAGGTGAAGGGCTGCTTCGTGCTCTTCACGGACATCACGGAACGCAAGCGCATGGAGAACCAGCTCCGGCACCAGGCCATGCACGACCCGCTCACCGGGCTGGCAAACCGGACCCTGTGCATGGACCGGCTGACCAGGGCGCTGGAACGCGCCCGCCGCCGGGGCAACTACAACTTCGCGCTCATCTTCGTGGACCTCGACCGCTTCAAGATCATCAACGACAGCCTCGGCCACAACGTGGGCGACGTGGTGCTCATCGAAGTCTCTCGACGCCTTGAGGAGAGCGTGCGCGAGCTGGACACGGTTTCCCGTTTCGGCGGCGACGAATTCATCGTCCTGCTGGAAGAGCTCCAGTCCCCGCGCATGGCCATTCAGGTCGTCAAGCGCATGCGGAGCAGGCTCCGCCGCCCCTACAACCTCGCGGGACACGAAATCCAGATTTCCGCCAGCCTCGGCATCGTGCTCGGACCTGTCGATGCGCAGCACGCCGAGGACGTCCTGCGCTATTCGAACCTGGCCATGCACCGCGCCAAGGCCACGGGCCGGGACCGCTTCAAGGTCTTCAGCAACCGGCTGCTCGAGCACGCCGTCCAGTTGATGACCCTGGAAAACGACATGGACACGGCCATGGCCGAGGGACAATTCTTCCTGAACTACCAGCCCATAGTGCAGCTCAAGGGGAAAAAGCGGGTCTTCGCCTTCGAGGCCCTGGCCCGCTGGATGCACCCGGAACGCGGCCTCATCTCGCCCATGGAGTTCATCGCCGTGGCCGAGGAAACGGGCCAGATCACCGACCTGGGCCTCTGGGTGCTGCACGAGGCCTGCGCGACCATGGCCCGCTGGCGCAAGACCCTGCCCGCGGCCCAGGACATCTTCCTGAGCGTGAACATCTCCGGGAAACAGTTCGCCCAGTCCGACCTGATCGGCAAGATTCGGCGCATCCTCAATGAAACCAAGATGCCCGCCGACCGGCTCAAGCTGGAAATCACGGAAACGGCGATCATGCAGAACGCGGTCCAGGCCACCAACACGCTGCGCATGCTCAAGGAACTCGGCATCACCCTGGCCGTGGACGATTTCGGCACGGGCTACTCCTCCATGAGCTACCTGCAAAAGCTGCCCCTGGACCATCTCAAGATCGATCTCAGCTTTGTGCAGGCGCTGGACACCGGCCCGGAAAACGTGGAAATCGTCAAGGCCATCATCAACCTCGCCCACACCCTCGGCCTGGAAGTGGTCGCGGAAGGCGTGGAGCGGCCCCAGCACCAGCGCACCCTCATGGAACTCGGCTGCGAATACTACCAGGGCTATCTCTACTCCCGCCCCGTTTCCGCGGGGGAGGCCGAGCACTTCATCCAGCATCAGGAAGAGCTTTTCCCCGTCGATTAG
- a CDS encoding rhomboid family intramembrane serine protease, with translation MCLDSETARLFALVLEARRIPCRLRRAGLGWTVQVRRMDAERAAREVRLWRDENREKTAPPPPPPLPGATEIVPAALYGLALAAFHAFSIRPHPSLNLYPLLMLEQGSADAGPILSGEWWRLATSLTLHADGPHILGNVVVGTLFVSLACRRLGCGLAMLLAFLGGVLGNLCNTLALGPPHDSIGFSTAVFAAAGLLAAQGVLEGRGGLLRTLVPVGAGLGLLAMLGSGGENTDLGAHLFGFAAGLALGLPAGLVLRRTGKPPAWGGFLCWCAAVLIPALAWIWALAAAPS, from the coding sequence GTGTGTCTCGATTCCGAGACGGCGCGGCTTTTCGCGCTGGTTCTGGAGGCTCGGAGGATTCCCTGCCGTTTGCGGCGGGCTGGGCTTGGCTGGACCGTGCAGGTCCGGCGCATGGACGCCGAGCGGGCCGCGCGCGAGGTGCGGCTCTGGCGCGATGAAAACCGTGAAAAGACCGCTCCCCCGCCGCCCCCGCCCTTGCCAGGCGCGACGGAGATCGTCCCGGCAGCGTTGTATGGCCTTGCCTTGGCGGCGTTCCACGCCTTTTCCATCCGGCCCCATCCGAGCCTGAATCTCTACCCGCTGCTGATGCTGGAGCAGGGCAGCGCCGATGCCGGGCCGATCCTCTCTGGAGAATGGTGGCGGCTGGCCACGTCCCTGACCTTGCACGCGGACGGGCCGCACATCCTGGGCAACGTCGTGGTGGGGACGCTCTTCGTCAGTCTGGCCTGCCGCCGTCTGGGCTGCGGACTGGCCATGCTCCTGGCCTTTCTCGGCGGAGTGCTCGGCAATCTCTGCAATACGCTGGCGCTGGGGCCGCCGCACGATTCCATCGGTTTTTCCACTGCGGTTTTCGCGGCTGCGGGGCTCTTGGCAGCCCAGGGCGTGCTCGAGGGGCGCGGGGGGCTGCTGCGCACGCTGGTTCCCGTGGGCGCTGGGCTCGGCCTGCTGGCCATGCTCGGTTCCGGCGGGGAAAACACGGACCTGGGAGCGCATCTTTTCGGCTTCGCGGCGGGGCTGGCTCTGGGGCTGCCTGCGGGGCTGGTCTTGCGACGCACGGGCAAGCCGCCCGCCTGGGGCGGGTTTCTCTGCTGGTGCGCAGCGGTCCTGATCCCGGCGCTGGCCTGGATCTGGGCGCTGGCAGCGGCGCCGTCATGA
- a CDS encoding ABC transporter ATP-binding protein: MSDTLFEIKDLTYGYPGRAKVFRDASARIDKGEFLVLEGPSGAGKSTLLRLLCRLEEPDSGTILLRGEPLSAMDPVRLRRRVCYIQQTPTVVEGSVRANLLLPFGFKANSDLARPGDDALRARLLEFLLDEVELDQSASALSVGQKQRLCLIRALLLEPEAMLFDEPTSALDKQSAAVVMDAAKRLHSAGVGVILVTHAVDHNEIDGATALHVGKKGLTR; this comes from the coding sequence ATGAGCGATACCCTCTTCGAAATCAAGGATCTGACCTACGGCTATCCGGGCCGGGCCAAGGTCTTTCGCGACGCCTCGGCACGCATCGACAAAGGCGAATTCCTCGTGCTCGAAGGCCCGTCCGGCGCGGGAAAATCCACCTTGCTGCGCCTGCTCTGCCGCCTTGAGGAGCCGGATTCCGGCACGATCCTGCTGCGGGGCGAACCGCTTTCGGCCATGGATCCCGTGCGGCTGCGGCGGCGCGTCTGCTACATCCAGCAGACCCCGACCGTGGTGGAAGGAAGCGTGCGCGCCAACCTGCTCCTGCCCTTCGGGTTCAAAGCCAACAGCGACCTCGCGCGGCCCGGCGACGACGCCCTGCGTGCGCGCCTGCTCGAATTCCTGCTCGACGAAGTGGAACTGGACCAGTCCGCTTCCGCCCTTTCCGTGGGGCAAAAGCAGCGCCTTTGCCTGATCCGCGCCCTGCTTCTCGAACCGGAAGCCATGCTCTTCGACGAACCCACGAGCGCCCTGGACAAGCAGAGCGCCGCCGTGGTCATGGACGCTGCAAAGCGACTCCACAGCGCGGGCGTCGGCGTCATTCTCGTCACCCACGCCGTGGACCACAATGAAATCGACGGGGCCACCGCCCTGCATGTCGGCAAAAAGGGGCTGACGCGATGA
- a CDS encoding ADP-ribosylglycohydrolase family protein, translated as MPRKEMTDRAAGALMGAWIGDALGLGPHWYYDFEELRRDYGDWIDGYTDPKPGRYHDGMRAGQLSQSGWILRMTVRSLVERGDYDQDDFCRRLEEELFPLLDGMPVSGPGGYTSQSIRETWRRRVRQGLSWDKTGGNADTTEAIERTLALAIRYAARPGKLAESISRNTVLTQADDVVVSLTVAYGAVLGMLVRGEPLDGALSMKLMDLVKKGELPFHAVTSDNLQPPKPGEPEPSRVGRFASPDALLSPSYMASAAADPDIRIEPAWKVSLVYGMPCAIYHMLPAAYYLAARFADDFESAVLHAVNGGGQNQVRAILTGALVGAQVGLSGIPRRFVDGLENAGELLELAQRLAEQAAA; from the coding sequence ATGCCTCGCAAGGAAATGACCGATCGTGCTGCCGGAGCGCTCATGGGTGCCTGGATCGGCGACGCGCTCGGCCTGGGACCGCATTGGTATTATGATTTTGAGGAATTGCGCCGCGACTACGGCGATTGGATCGACGGCTACACCGACCCCAAGCCTGGACGCTACCACGACGGCATGCGCGCCGGACAGCTTTCGCAATCGGGCTGGATATTGCGAATGACCGTGCGGTCGCTGGTGGAGCGCGGGGACTATGATCAGGATGATTTCTGCCGCCGCCTGGAGGAGGAGCTTTTCCCCCTGCTGGACGGCATGCCCGTCAGCGGACCGGGCGGCTACACCAGCCAGTCCATCCGTGAAACCTGGCGCCGCCGCGTCCGGCAGGGACTGTCCTGGGACAAGACCGGCGGAAACGCCGACACCACCGAAGCCATCGAGCGCACCCTTGCCTTGGCGATCCGGTATGCGGCCAGACCAGGCAAGCTTGCGGAATCGATCAGCCGGAACACCGTCTTGACCCAGGCCGACGACGTCGTGGTCTCCCTGACCGTGGCCTATGGGGCCGTGCTCGGAATGCTCGTGCGGGGCGAACCGCTGGACGGAGCGCTCTCCATGAAGCTGATGGATCTGGTCAAGAAGGGCGAGCTGCCCTTCCACGCCGTGACCAGCGACAATCTCCAACCGCCCAAGCCGGGCGAGCCGGAGCCGTCCCGAGTCGGGCGCTTCGCCTCGCCGGACGCGCTGCTCTCCCCGTCCTACATGGCCAGTGCCGCCGCAGACCCGGACATCCGCATCGAGCCCGCCTGGAAAGTCTCCCTGGTCTACGGCATGCCCTGCGCCATCTACCACATGCTTCCGGCGGCGTACTATCTTGCGGCGCGCTTTGCGGACGACTTCGAATCCGCCGTGCTGCACGCCGTCAACGGCGGCGGACAGAACCAGGTCCGCGCCATTCTGACGGGCGCGCTCGTGGGGGCGCAGGTGGGGCTTTCCGGCATTCCCAGGCGTTTTGTGGACGGCTTGGAGAATGCTGGGGAGTTGTTGGAGCTGGCGCAGCGGCTTGCGGAGCAGGCTGCCGCCTGA
- the icd gene encoding NADP-dependent isocitrate dehydrogenase, whose translation MAQKTVYFIEGDGIGPEVWGAARPVIDGAVQKAYGKSNKLVWEELLAGQKAFKEVGEYLPQATMDVLAGAELAMKGPLGTPVGKGFRSLNVTMRQAFDLYACIRPIRYFDGIESPVKHPEKVDMVVFRENTEDVYAGIEYASGTPEAKRLIDFLRSELKADVDAAAGIGIKPMTERASKRLVEKAIRYALDQKRSSVTLVHKGNIMKFTEGAFMNWGYEVAREKFADEVMTEAELETGAKPVVIKDRIADAMFQAVLQAPQDYDIIATTNLNGDYISDALAAQVGGLGLAPGVNKSDTLSLYEATHGTAPTIAGRDKANPGSLILSGAMLLEDIGWHEAADSIRGAVNKAIAAKRVTVDLAMQISGAETVGCKEFGEILLANL comes from the coding sequence TTGGCTCAAAAAACCGTATATTTCATCGAGGGCGACGGCATCGGTCCCGAAGTCTGGGGCGCCGCCAGGCCCGTCATCGACGGGGCTGTTCAAAAAGCCTACGGCAAAAGCAACAAGCTGGTCTGGGAGGAACTCCTCGCGGGGCAGAAGGCCTTCAAGGAAGTGGGCGAGTACCTGCCCCAGGCCACCATGGACGTGCTCGCAGGAGCGGAACTGGCCATGAAAGGCCCCCTCGGCACCCCGGTGGGCAAGGGCTTTCGCAGCCTGAACGTGACCATGCGCCAGGCGTTCGACCTCTATGCCTGCATCCGTCCGATCCGCTATTTCGACGGCATCGAGTCTCCGGTCAAGCACCCTGAAAAGGTGGACATGGTCGTCTTCCGCGAAAACACCGAAGACGTTTATGCGGGCATCGAATACGCTTCCGGCACGCCCGAAGCAAAGCGCCTCATCGATTTTCTGCGCTCCGAGCTCAAGGCCGACGTGGACGCCGCCGCCGGAATCGGCATCAAGCCCATGACCGAGCGCGCCTCCAAGCGTCTGGTGGAAAAGGCAATCCGCTACGCCCTGGACCAGAAGCGCTCCTCCGTGACGCTGGTGCACAAGGGCAACATCATGAAATTCACCGAAGGCGCGTTCATGAACTGGGGCTACGAAGTCGCCCGCGAAAAGTTCGCGGACGAGGTCATGACCGAGGCGGAACTGGAAACCGGAGCCAAGCCCGTGGTCATCAAGGACCGCATCGCGGACGCCATGTTCCAGGCCGTGCTCCAGGCTCCGCAGGACTACGACATCATCGCCACGACGAACCTCAACGGCGACTACATCTCCGACGCCCTGGCCGCCCAGGTGGGCGGGCTCGGACTCGCGCCCGGCGTGAACAAGTCGGACACCCTTTCCCTGTATGAAGCGACGCACGGCACGGCCCCGACCATCGCGGGCCGCGACAAGGCCAACCCCGGCAGCCTGATCCTCAGCGGAGCAATGCTCCTGGAGGACATCGGCTGGCACGAGGCCGCCGACTCCATCCGCGGCGCCGTGAACAAGGCCATCGCGGCCAAACGCGTGACAGTGGACTTGGCCATGCAGATCTCCGGCGCGGAAACGGTCGGCTGCAAGGAATTCGGCGAAATTCTGCTCGCCAATCTCTAA